One window of the Oncorhynchus gorbuscha isolate QuinsamMale2020 ecotype Even-year linkage group LG17, OgorEven_v1.0, whole genome shotgun sequence genome contains the following:
- the LOC124002046 gene encoding b(0,+)-type amino acid transporter 1-like isoform X2 — translation MIGSGIFMSPQFVLSYIGSPGASLIIWTLSGLVVMLGALSYAELGTIIKESGGDFIYILRIYGQFPAFFVAFTFLVVVKPASIAAISLSFAEYAVAPFYQDCSPPQLIVKCAAVAAIMVVAMANILNVRLAMRIQVVFLVAKLFALMVIVIGGIVIIAQGNVAVQQNAFDGTNLGLSSIGMAFYQGLWSFAGWYNLNYVTEELKRPEVNLPRAVTIAIPMVTMLYLLVNVSYLAVMTPRELMSSNAVAVTWGNKVLGSWGWVMSIAAALSAFGSLNGTFFSGGRVCFVAAREGHMPDILSMAHVNRLTPSPALIFTTAISLLVLIPGDFQSIVNFFSFTAWFFYAITLSGLLYLKIKKPELPRPYRVPIVIPILVIIAAIFLVLAPIIDNPAIEYLYVTLFIFSGVLVYVPFIHFKLCPGLLEKVTVFLQLFLEVAPADKNL, via the exons ATGATTGGATCTGGAATATTCATGTCCCCTCAGTTTGTGCTGTCTTACATTGGAAGTCCAGGGGCAAGCCTGATCATTTGGACATTGTCTGGCCTTGTAGTCATGCTGGGGGCACTCTCATATGCTGAGCTAGGAACCATTATTAAAGAATCAGGAGGGGACTTTATCTACATTCTTCGAATCTATGGACAGTTTCCTGCCTTCTTTGTGGCCTTCACCTTCCTAGTAGTGGTGAAACCAGCCAGCATTGCAGCAATATCCCTCAGTTTTGCAGAATATGCTGTGGCACCTTTCTACCAAGACTGTTCTCCTCCTCAGCTAATAGTGAAGTGTGCTGCTGTTGCAGCCATCATGGTTGTAGCCATGGCAAACATCTTGAATGTACGTTTAGCCATGAGAATTCAGGTGGTCTTCTTGGTGGCTAAGCTATTTGCATTGATGGTTATAGTAATTGGAGGGATAGTGATAATTGCACAGGGAAATGTTGCTGTACAACAAAATGCTTTTGATGGTACGAACTTGGGTTTGAGCTCCATAGGGATGGCTTTTTACCAAGGCCTCTGGTCCTTTGCTGGCTGGTACAACTTGAACTATGTGACAGAAGAGTTGAAAAGACCTGAG GTAAATCTGCCCAGGGCAGTTACAATTGCCATCCCCATGGTAACCATGCTGTATCTACTAGTCAATGTGAGCTACCTGGCTGTCATGACGCCAAGAGAACTGATGTCGTCGAATGCAGTGGCTGTCACCTGGGG GAATAAGGTGCTCGGGAGCTGGGGATGGGTGATGTCTATCGCAGCCGCTTTGTCTGCTTTCGGCTCCCTGAATGGAACATTCTTTAGTGGCGGCCGGGTGTGCTTTGTGGCTGCAAGAGAGGGACACATG CCTGATATTCTGTCCATGGCCCATGTGAATCGACTGACCCCCTCTCCAGCCCTGATCTTCACCACGGCTATCTCACTCCTGGTTCTCATCCCTGGTGACTTTCAGAGCATTGTCAACTTCTTCAG TTTCACTGCCTGGTTCTTCTATGCAATCACTCTGTCTGGGCTCCTCTACCTCAAGATCAAGAAACCTGAACTTCCCAGGCCATATAGG GTTCCCATTGTAATCCCCATCTTGGTCATCATCGCAGCAATTTTCCTTGTGCTGGCACCTATAATTGACAACCCCGCGATAGAGTACCTCTATGTCACCTTGTTTATCTTTAGTGGTGTTTTGGTTTATGTACCCTTCATCCACTTCAAACTGTGCCCTGGACTGTTGGAGAAAGTCACTGTGTTCCTGCAACTCTTCCTAGAGGTGGCCCCAGCAGACAAAAATCTATGA